The Methanococcoides methylutens MM1 genome has a window encoding:
- a CDS encoding phosphate-starvation-inducible PsiE family protein, which yields MIDNTKIFRKIIDSITTVVLYILLLTLVVGMGITLLELRFTAFTSLDLGFNHMVSSVLTIFILIDLFNIFVDYHEHERIKLTYVTDATILIVMREIAVGMYAKEFDSEFILALSALILVLGIVRVLAIRYSPEEMHDIVPEFMNGKKKETEAEVE from the coding sequence ATGATAGACAACACTAAGATATTCAGAAAGATCATCGATTCAATAACCACGGTCGTATTGTACATCCTTCTCCTTACGCTGGTCGTCGGGATGGGAATTACCTTGCTGGAATTGAGATTCACGGCCTTCACATCCCTGGATCTCGGATTTAATCACATGGTCTCCAGTGTCCTTACAATTTTCATACTGATCGATCTTTTCAACATATTCGTTGATTACCATGAGCATGAGCGCATCAAACTGACTTATGTTACTGACGCCACCATTCTGATAGTCATGCGCGAGATCGCCGTGGGAATGTATGCAAAGGAGTTCGATTCAGAATTCATCCTTGCCCTTTCAGCACTGATACTGGTGCTGGGAATTGTGCGTGTCCTTGCCATCAGGTATTCTCCTGAGGAGATGCATGATATAGTGCCGGAATTTATGAATGGAAAGAAAAAAGAAACGGAAGCCGAAGTGGAATGA